In Nocardioides sp. JQ2195, a genomic segment contains:
- a CDS encoding RDD family protein — translation MAITSETALVAEPERRFRAFAVDRAIAWTLFAAAAVAGWWWFFREDEVWPGIAIIVATVVVVSLAFVVVLGIKGTSPGRSMIGLRVVGVDGGEPIGIPRALVRSLILGVGSLPMFGLGLATLAWTAVEDRTRERRGWHDHVARSVVLDVRPRPVAEVEADERPRHVVNLTAMKLMPVRQQSAPVVPAPEPAPTPSPSGQPDGRPVGESMKPPSGFETPEARRRRIDAPWHTDASATGSAPGPQPSTAPSADRPAGPAQPGQPGQSGQSGQSVPWKSQQPSSQQSGPQQPSSQQSGPQQPGPQQPGPQQPGPQQPGPQQPAASGSLQGQQGSPSSPGQPPPHPGAQQASPPPPRHDGSGVIGAVPGRHAGPPPRSSGSSTRATTGQPTGQPAGQPAGQRRAQPSRPPITWRVTFDTGESFVVEGLGLVGRQPSGRPGEPVRHVVPLRSDDMSISKTHAQFHIASDGALVVIDRGSTNGSLLLRKGVSRELSAGRPTTLVDGDRVCFGDRQMTVTREGS, via the coding sequence ATGGCCATCACCTCCGAGACCGCCCTGGTCGCCGAGCCCGAACGCCGGTTCCGGGCCTTTGCGGTCGACCGCGCGATCGCGTGGACGTTGTTCGCGGCCGCTGCGGTCGCAGGGTGGTGGTGGTTCTTCCGCGAGGACGAGGTCTGGCCCGGGATCGCGATCATCGTCGCCACTGTCGTGGTGGTGAGCCTGGCGTTCGTCGTGGTGCTGGGCATCAAGGGCACCAGCCCCGGCAGGTCGATGATCGGCCTGCGGGTGGTCGGCGTCGACGGCGGTGAGCCCATCGGGATCCCACGTGCCCTGGTCCGTAGCCTCATCCTGGGCGTGGGCTCGCTCCCGATGTTCGGGCTCGGGTTGGCCACGTTGGCCTGGACGGCGGTCGAGGACCGGACCCGCGAGCGCCGCGGTTGGCACGACCACGTCGCCCGATCGGTGGTGCTCGACGTGCGTCCGCGTCCGGTGGCGGAGGTCGAGGCCGACGAACGGCCGCGCCATGTCGTGAACCTGACTGCGATGAAGCTGATGCCGGTGCGCCAGCAGAGTGCGCCCGTCGTCCCGGCGCCCGAGCCTGCCCCCACCCCGTCGCCCTCAGGTCAGCCTGACGGCCGGCCCGTCGGCGAGTCGATGAAGCCGCCCAGCGGGTTCGAGACCCCCGAGGCCAGGCGTCGCAGGATCGATGCCCCGTGGCACACAGATGCGTCCGCGACCGGTTCTGCGCCTGGTCCGCAACCGTCGACTGCTCCCAGCGCGGACCGGCCGGCTGGGCCTGCGCAACCCGGGCAACCCGGGCAGTCCGGGCAGTCCGGGCAGTCCGTGCCGTGGAAGTCGCAGCAGCCCAGTTCGCAGCAGTCGGGGCCGCAACAGCCCAGTTCGCAGCAGTCGGGGCCGCAGCAGCCCGGGCCCCAGCAGCCCGGCCCCCAGCAGCCCGGACCGCAGCAGCCCGGCCCCCAGCAACCCGCCGCTTCCGGTTCTCTCCAGGGCCAGCAGGGAAGTCCGAGCTCGCCCGGCCAACCGCCCCCTCACCCGGGGGCACAGCAAGCATCGCCGCCGCCACCCCGGCACGACGGGAGCGGTGTGATCGGCGCTGTCCCCGGTCGGCACGCTGGGCCGCCGCCCCGGTCCAGTGGCTCGAGCACCCGGGCAACCACGGGCCAGCCGACTGGCCAGCCAGCGGGTCAGCCAGCGGGTCAGCGCAGGGCGCAGCCCTCGCGTCCGCCGATCACCTGGCGAGTCACCTTCGACACGGGGGAGTCCTTCGTGGTGGAGGGCCTGGGCCTGGTCGGACGCCAGCCCTCCGGTCGACCGGGGGAGCCGGTGCGCCACGTCGTGCCGCTGCGCTCCGACGACATGTCGATCTCCAAGACCCACGCGCAGTTCCACATCGCCTCCGACGGGGCTCTGGTCGTCATCGACCGCGGCTCCACGAATGGATCGCTGTTGCTCCGCAAGGGAGTGTCGCGGGAGCTGTCGGCGGGTCGACCGACCACGCTGGTCGACGGTGACCGGGTGTGCTTCGGTGATCGCCAGATGACGGTCACCAGGGAAGGTTCATGA
- a CDS encoding ATP-binding cassette domain-containing protein, which produces MAVIQARGLGKAYKGKNAVSNLSFDVRPGTVTGFLGPNGSGKSTTMRLMLGLDSGVGTCTFDGRPFAAYDNPMQHVGALLEAKPFHPTRTARNHLRMIAAPNAIPDHRVDTVLDIVGLSDVAGKEPGTFSLGMGQRLGLAAALLGNPHTLILDEPANGLDPQGIRWMRDLLKAQASEGRAVFVSSHLLSEMALMADELVVIGRGRMIANGPVEEFTKQSRANHVKVRSPEATRLASMIGQRLAGHGSVKAVGPSELTVIGLSADDIGDMAFESQIRLHELSTIQASLEDAFLELTGGSEEFQAHAPMPSQPPYPGQPQPQPQPPYPGQPQPQPQPPYPGQGQPQPPYAGQGQPHPPQQGVPWGTPGQPTPQTPQNPEDNAGGRA; this is translated from the coding sequence ATGGCGGTGATCCAGGCCCGGGGGCTCGGAAAGGCCTACAAAGGCAAGAATGCCGTGTCCAACCTGTCGTTCGACGTGCGCCCGGGGACCGTCACCGGCTTCCTGGGTCCCAACGGCTCGGGCAAGTCGACCACCATGCGGCTGATGCTCGGCCTCGACTCCGGGGTCGGCACCTGCACCTTCGACGGTCGGCCGTTCGCGGCCTACGACAACCCCATGCAACACGTGGGGGCGTTGCTCGAGGCGAAGCCGTTCCACCCGACTCGCACGGCACGCAACCACCTGCGGATGATCGCGGCCCCGAACGCGATCCCCGACCACCGGGTCGACACGGTCCTCGACATCGTCGGTCTCTCCGACGTGGCCGGCAAGGAACCTGGCACCTTCTCCCTCGGCATGGGCCAGCGACTCGGCCTCGCTGCGGCGCTGCTCGGCAACCCCCACACCCTGATCCTCGACGAGCCGGCCAACGGCCTCGACCCGCAAGGGATCCGCTGGATGCGCGACCTGCTCAAGGCGCAGGCATCCGAAGGACGTGCGGTCTTCGTCTCCAGCCACCTGCTCAGCGAGATGGCCCTGATGGCCGACGAGCTGGTGGTGATCGGGCGCGGGCGCATGATCGCCAACGGTCCCGTCGAGGAGTTCACCAAGCAGAGCCGCGCCAACCACGTGAAGGTGCGCAGCCCCGAAGCCACCAGGCTGGCCTCGATGATCGGCCAGCGACTGGCCGGTCACGGATCGGTGAAGGCTGTCGGCCCCAGCGAGCTCACCGTCATCGGGCTCAGCGCCGACGACATCGGTGACATGGCCTTCGAGAGTCAGATCCGGTTGCACGAGCTGTCGACCATCCAGGCCTCCCTCGAAGATGCGTTCCTCGAGCTCACGGGTGGTTCCGAGGAGTTCCAGGCCCACGCGCCGATGCCGTCGCAGCCGCCGTACCCCGGCCAGCCGCAGCCGCAGCCGCAGCCGCCGTACCCCGGCCAGCCGCAGCCGCAGCCGCAGCCGCCGTACCCCGGCCAGGGGCAGCCGCAGCCGCCGTACGCCGGCCAGGGGCAGCCCCACCCTCCCCAGCAGGGCGTCCCGTGGGGAACCCCCGGGCAACCGACACCGCAGACACCGCAGAACCCCGAGGACAACGCAGGAGGCCGGGCATGA
- a CDS encoding ABC transporter permease, with protein MTAAFKYEWRRLTSLASTWWITGTSVGVSVGFTLLVCMFIRFNLPGELKGDVSKDDSRFFLEAGMTQFSNVDPFYYLVAFAIAILGVLSWGHEYRHGMIRATLTAVPNRTAVWAAKFVTIGAWVAAVVVISCVVSLMVTMLFFGSLDFDYDWGELFLSVFQRIVFSVLLTWLVMAVTELIRHQTFALVLLYLWPLGVESLLRLFFLIFGQFNQGINDAARFMPFNAGSRIIQDFSLINGYESVDGVFDSPLSALGGAIIFGGITALVMAGSLFSFRTRDA; from the coding sequence ATGACCGCCGCGTTCAAGTACGAGTGGAGGCGACTGACGTCGTTGGCCTCCACCTGGTGGATCACCGGCACCTCGGTGGGCGTGAGCGTCGGCTTCACCCTGCTGGTCTGCATGTTCATCCGGTTCAACCTGCCCGGAGAGCTCAAGGGCGACGTCTCGAAGGACGACTCACGGTTCTTCCTCGAGGCCGGAATGACGCAGTTCTCCAACGTCGATCCGTTCTACTACCTGGTCGCCTTCGCGATCGCCATCCTGGGCGTCCTGTCCTGGGGCCACGAGTACCGCCACGGAATGATCCGCGCGACGCTGACCGCCGTGCCCAACCGGACGGCGGTCTGGGCCGCGAAGTTCGTCACGATCGGGGCGTGGGTCGCGGCAGTGGTGGTGATCAGCTGCGTGGTGTCGCTGATGGTGACGATGCTCTTCTTCGGATCGCTCGACTTCGACTACGACTGGGGGGAGCTGTTCCTCTCGGTCTTCCAGCGCATCGTGTTCTCGGTGCTGTTGACCTGGTTGGTGATGGCCGTGACCGAGCTGATCCGTCACCAGACCTTTGCGCTGGTGCTGCTCTATCTCTGGCCGCTGGGCGTGGAGAGCCTGCTGCGCCTGTTCTTCCTGATCTTCGGCCAGTTCAACCAGGGCATCAACGACGCGGCCCGGTTCATGCCGTTCAACGCCGGCAGCCGGATCATCCAGGACTTCTCGTTGATCAACGGCTATGAGTCCGTGGACGGCGTCTTCGACTCGCCGTTGAGCGCCCTGGGCGGGGCCATCATCTTCGGTGGCATCACGGCGTTGGTGATGGCCGGGTCGCTCTTCAGCTTCAGGACCCGCGACGCCTGA
- a CDS encoding S8 family serine peptidase, with protein MASTPTAHADETTGLYLVTLSGPGTAGYRGDLSAPDYRTTLVAEQDATLARLGVDEPTYRWTAALNGFAAELTAEQASQARSISDVVRVEHNSLRRVAGHTAPAAARVASPTTGTGGKGTVIGVIDTGVSPGTPALGVSTTLGRLPATFSGSCEPAQGWSDDACNDKIVAASWFVEGFGASNLRSGASLSPRDDSGHGTQVASVAAGNSDVTALASGDRLGTFSGAAPDARLAVYKACWSAPDPEDDGCATADLVSAVDRAVADRVDVLNLSVASSPGTDTLDLALLGAAERDIVVTTAAGNSSGRTGYQQPWVTTVAASSGPDRTGALSLPGQAPIPGILTAQELPRAARVVLGGTIPAPGHRRSEARLCIPGSLDAARASDAIVVCARGRIARVDKSSAVDLADGVGMVLVNAVGEELSTDFHAVPTLHVKAAEGTRLRRAVRATPRLEGRLVHTPGAAGPARVMPWSATGSPRADVAKPDLAAPGFGLLAASTPAADGSGWALLSGTSGAAAKVSGLAARLRSAHPGWSANRVRSALMTSARSAAGQPGALKQGAGIVKARTGVAPGLVYDLSPTAYRRALKNRSDYSRLNLPSVQRRVPARGTVVTRRVTNVGHRPMYYSSGASGFDRHQVSVRPAAIKIAPGETRSFRIRATRAGTGAEPDSGWVTWRGANGTRVRIPVVLTR; from the coding sequence TTGGCATCCACCCCGACGGCGCATGCCGACGAGACCACCGGTCTCTATCTCGTCACCCTGTCAGGCCCGGGCACCGCGGGCTACCGCGGCGACCTGAGCGCTCCTGACTATCGCACGACCTTGGTGGCCGAGCAGGACGCCACGCTGGCGCGTCTCGGAGTCGATGAGCCGACCTATCGCTGGACCGCCGCGCTGAACGGCTTCGCCGCCGAGCTCACCGCGGAGCAGGCGAGCCAGGCACGCTCGATCTCCGACGTGGTGCGGGTCGAGCACAACTCCCTGCGCCGGGTCGCCGGCCACACTGCCCCGGCCGCCGCACGAGTCGCGTCGCCCACGACGGGCACGGGCGGGAAGGGCACCGTGATCGGCGTGATCGACACCGGCGTCTCCCCCGGCACCCCGGCCCTCGGTGTGAGCACCACCCTGGGCCGGCTCCCCGCGACGTTCTCCGGCAGCTGCGAGCCTGCCCAGGGCTGGTCCGACGATGCCTGCAACGACAAGATCGTGGCGGCGAGCTGGTTCGTCGAGGGCTTCGGCGCGTCCAACCTGCGCTCCGGCGCCTCACTCTCTCCCCGTGACGACTCCGGGCACGGCACCCAGGTCGCCTCGGTCGCCGCGGGCAACAGCGACGTCACCGCGCTCGCGTCCGGAGACCGGCTCGGCACGTTCTCCGGTGCAGCACCCGACGCCCGCCTGGCCGTCTACAAGGCGTGCTGGTCGGCGCCCGACCCCGAGGACGACGGCTGCGCGACCGCCGACCTGGTCAGCGCGGTGGACAGGGCAGTGGCGGACCGGGTCGACGTCCTCAACCTCTCGGTGGCCTCCAGCCCCGGCACCGACACCCTGGACCTTGCCCTGCTCGGCGCCGCTGAGCGCGACATCGTCGTGACCACGGCGGCGGGCAACTCGAGTGGCCGGACGGGCTACCAGCAGCCGTGGGTGACCACGGTCGCCGCCAGCTCCGGTCCTGACCGCACCGGAGCGCTGAGCCTGCCGGGGCAGGCCCCGATCCCGGGCATCCTGACCGCGCAGGAGCTGCCGAGGGCGGCCCGCGTCGTGCTGGGCGGCACCATCCCGGCTCCCGGCCACCGCCGCTCCGAGGCACGGTTGTGCATCCCCGGTTCCCTCGACGCGGCCCGGGCCAGTGACGCCATCGTGGTGTGCGCCCGCGGCAGAATCGCTCGCGTCGACAAGTCGTCGGCGGTCGACCTGGCCGACGGTGTCGGGATGGTCCTGGTCAACGCCGTCGGCGAGGAGCTCAGCACCGACTTCCACGCCGTGCCGACCCTCCACGTGAAGGCTGCCGAAGGTACCCGTCTGCGTCGTGCGGTGCGCGCCACTCCTCGTCTCGAAGGCCGCCTGGTGCACACGCCCGGGGCGGCAGGGCCGGCGCGGGTGATGCCGTGGTCGGCCACCGGCTCGCCCCGCGCCGACGTGGCCAAGCCAGACCTCGCAGCGCCGGGCTTCGGGCTGCTCGCCGCATCCACGCCGGCCGCGGACGGCAGCGGATGGGCCCTCCTCAGCGGCACCTCCGGGGCTGCCGCCAAGGTCAGCGGGCTGGCTGCTCGCCTACGCTCGGCCCACCCGGGCTGGAGCGCGAACCGAGTGCGTTCAGCCCTGATGACGAGCGCACGCTCCGCCGCTGGCCAGCCCGGTGCGCTCAAGCAGGGAGCCGGCATCGTGAAGGCTCGCACCGGCGTCGCTCCCGGGCTCGTCTACGACCTGTCCCCCACGGCCTACCGCCGCGCCCTCAAGAACCGCAGCGACTACTCCCGGCTCAACCTGCCCTCGGTCCAGCGGCGCGTCCCCGCACGCGGCACCGTGGTCACCCGGCGCGTCACCAATGTCGGGCACCGACCGATGTACTACTCCTCCGGCGCCTCCGGCTTCGACCGGCACCAGGTCTCGGTGCGGCCGGCCGCGATCAAGATCGCCCCCGGTGAGACCCGCAGCTTCCGGATCCGGGCCACCCGGGCGGGCACCGGAGCAGAGCCCGACAGCGGGTGGGTGACCTGGCGCGGCGCCAACGGCACGCGCGTGCGCATCCCTGTGGTCCTGACCCGCTGA
- a CDS encoding HAD family hydrolase gives MDPFVVGFDLDMTLIDTVPGFSATLVALGLELDVDFPVETLTARLGPPLGSMLEEYLSADRIPAAVDRFRELYPGSAITPVTAFPGTHEALAAVRRLGGRSIVVTGKFTPNAQLHVDHLGLEIDHLEGMVWGVGKAAILKEMGASVYVGDHVHDVEGALAAGVTSVSVLSGGCSRDELEAAGTHVVLDDLGQFPEWLESHRSPRDGTGTNTRSHGATPMA, from the coding sequence ATGGATCCGTTCGTGGTGGGTTTTGACCTGGACATGACCCTCATCGACACCGTCCCGGGCTTCTCGGCCACGCTCGTCGCCCTCGGTTTGGAGCTCGACGTCGACTTCCCGGTCGAGACGCTGACCGCCAGGCTCGGGCCGCCTCTCGGGTCGATGCTCGAGGAGTACCTGTCCGCGGACCGCATCCCGGCCGCGGTCGACCGGTTCCGCGAGCTCTACCCGGGCTCGGCGATCACCCCGGTCACCGCGTTCCCGGGCACCCACGAGGCGCTGGCCGCCGTACGCCGCCTTGGCGGTCGAAGCATCGTGGTCACCGGCAAGTTCACCCCCAACGCCCAGCTGCACGTCGACCACCTGGGCCTGGAGATCGACCACCTGGAGGGCATGGTCTGGGGCGTCGGGAAGGCCGCGATCCTCAAGGAGATGGGTGCGTCGGTCTATGTGGGAGACCACGTCCATGACGTCGAGGGCGCGTTGGCGGCGGGTGTCACGAGCGTCTCGGTGCTGAGCGGAGGATGCAGCCGCGACGAGCTCGAGGCGGCCGGGACCCACGTCGTTCTCGACGACCTGGGCCAGTTCCCCGAGTGGTTGGAGTCGCACCGATCCCCTCGGGACGGCACCGGGACAAATACTCGGTCCCACGGCGCAACACCGATGGCCTAG
- a CDS encoding cold-shock protein — MPSGKVKWYDGEKGFGFLSQEDGPDVYVRAEALPEGVTVLKAGTKVEFGIAQGRKGDQALQVRVLDAPASVSRNKSKAQRKKPEEMVTIVEDLIRLLDDVGEGYRRGHHPDARTARPTAKLLRALASELEL, encoded by the coding sequence GTGCCCAGTGGCAAGGTGAAGTGGTACGACGGCGAGAAGGGCTTCGGCTTCCTGTCACAGGAGGACGGACCCGATGTCTACGTGCGCGCCGAAGCCCTCCCCGAGGGTGTCACGGTCCTGAAGGCCGGCACGAAGGTCGAGTTCGGCATCGCGCAGGGACGCAAGGGCGACCAGGCCCTGCAGGTGCGGGTCCTCGATGCACCGGCGTCGGTGTCGCGCAACAAGTCGAAGGCGCAGCGCAAGAAGCCGGAGGAGATGGTCACGATCGTCGAAGACCTGATCCGTCTCCTCGACGATGTCGGCGAGGGCTACCGCCGGGGCCACCACCCGGATGCCAGGACGGCTCGTCCGACCGCCAAGCTGCTGCGCGCCCTGGCCTCGGAGCTCGAGCTCTGA